The following are from one region of the Phycisphaerales bacterium genome:
- a CDS encoding AAA family ATPase, which yields MAESNLDRLRGLMRVTSQPAITIATAEEVYALNLVRDAAADQGMVCYRWTLTGGLQDAAMEDTGQSSETQLAERALRQIASEGKPGVYVMLDLGHHLDEVKVARALREALFRANEQAQLIVLIDHERITQPVLRQYAAEFEIMPPDTEEIERLVRTQLRAHHRHTPIEIDVKRSEWEAMIRNLRGLTRRQIQNIVAEVVRDDLRLDGDDLPRIVARKREYVKADGLLEFIEAPATLDDIGGLKNLKKWLSSRLLTTEAEAEEHGLDSPRGVLMLGVQGAGKSLCAKAISAAWKRPLLRLDPTSLYDRYVGSSENRLRTALHQAELMAPIILWIDEIEKGFASVSNSGADGGLSRRMFGSLLTWMQEHREPVFIVATANDIESLPPELMRKGRFDEIFFVDLPGEEARQAILEIHLRKRRLNPEDFDLKKLIKATEGFSGAEIEQGIIAARHEAFAQRQSVTTEGLLSVFGESPPLSVTMSEKVAKLRQWAKGRCVMAG from the coding sequence ATGGCCGAATCCAATCTCGATCGTTTGCGGGGACTGATGCGGGTGACCAGCCAGCCGGCCATCACCATCGCGACCGCCGAAGAGGTGTACGCCCTCAATCTCGTGCGCGACGCCGCCGCCGATCAAGGCATGGTCTGCTACCGCTGGACGCTTACCGGCGGGCTCCAGGACGCGGCCATGGAAGACACCGGCCAGTCGAGCGAGACGCAACTGGCCGAACGCGCGCTCCGGCAGATCGCCAGCGAGGGCAAGCCGGGCGTGTACGTGATGCTCGACCTTGGACATCACCTCGACGAAGTGAAGGTTGCGCGCGCCCTGCGTGAGGCGTTGTTTCGCGCCAATGAGCAAGCCCAGCTCATCGTCCTGATCGATCACGAACGCATCACCCAGCCCGTGCTCCGCCAGTACGCGGCCGAGTTCGAGATCATGCCGCCCGACACCGAGGAAATCGAGCGGCTCGTGCGCACGCAACTACGAGCCCACCACCGCCACACGCCCATCGAAATCGACGTCAAGCGGAGCGAGTGGGAGGCGATGATCCGCAACCTTCGCGGGCTGACACGGCGGCAGATCCAGAACATCGTGGCCGAGGTCGTTCGCGATGACCTCAGGCTGGATGGCGACGACCTGCCCCGCATCGTCGCCCGAAAGCGTGAGTACGTGAAGGCCGACGGGCTGCTGGAGTTCATCGAGGCCCCCGCCACGCTCGACGACATCGGCGGTCTCAAGAACCTCAAGAAGTGGCTCTCCAGCCGTCTGCTGACCACCGAGGCCGAGGCCGAAGAGCACGGGCTGGATTCACCCCGCGGCGTTCTCATGCTGGGCGTGCAAGGGGCCGGCAAGAGCCTGTGCGCCAAGGCCATCAGCGCCGCCTGGAAGCGCCCGCTCCTGCGGCTCGACCCCACCTCGCTCTACGACCGCTACGTGGGCTCGAGCGAGAACCGCCTGCGGACGGCCCTGCACCAGGCCGAACTCATGGCGCCCATCATCCTGTGGATCGATGAGATCGAGAAGGGGTTCGCGTCGGTCAGCAACAGCGGGGCCGACGGCGGGCTCAGCCGCCGCATGTTCGGCAGCCTGCTCACCTGGATGCAGGAGCACCGCGAGCCAGTCTTCATCGTCGCCACGGCCAACGACATCGAGAGCCTGCCACCCGAGCTGATGCGCAAGGGCCGCTTCGACGAGATCTTCTTCGTCGACCTCCCCGGCGAAGAGGCCCGCCAGGCGATCCTCGAGATCCACCTGCGCAAGCGCCGGCTGAACCCCGAGGACTTCGACCTCAAGAAGCTCATCAAGGCCACCGAGGGCTTCAGCGGCGCCGAGATCGAGCAGGGCATCATTGCCGCCCGGCACGAAGCGTTTGCCCAGCGTCAGAGCGTGACGACCGAGGGCCTGCTGAGCGTTTTCGGCGAGAGCCCGCCCCTGAGCGTGACAATGTCCGAGAAGGTCGCCAAACTCCGCCAGTGGGCTAAGGGCCGGTGCGTGATGGCGGGGTGA
- the pheA gene encoding prephenate dehydratase gives MDHPRPLEELRCLIDEADEKIVALLNERAGLVVEVGKRKQHDGTPIYAPDRERMVLDKAKARNKGPLSDTTIEAIYRQMMSGSFALERPLRIGYLGPAGSYSHLAARAHFGASVEFASVTSIGAVFDEVIKGHVDYGLAPIENSTAGGIVETLDAFIEHAGEVSIYAEAQVAIRHALMAGCPAEDVTRIHSKPEVFAQCHNWLSARYPKAELIPAASSSRAAITAADETEKARSIGARPGSAAIGTTLAAELYGLSVLVESIQDQPNNITRFVILSREKTGRTGQDKTSMLFETSDEPGALADVLAVFSSHGVNLTHIEKRPSGRENWTYMFFIDAAGHMQDEAVVGAIEDAKTKCRRLTVLGSYPRAKGLL, from the coding sequence ATGGACCACCCCCGCCCCCTCGAAGAACTCCGCTGCCTCATCGACGAGGCCGACGAGAAGATCGTGGCCTTGCTCAACGAGCGGGCCGGGCTGGTGGTCGAGGTCGGCAAGCGCAAGCAGCACGACGGCACGCCCATCTATGCCCCCGACCGCGAGCGCATGGTGCTCGACAAGGCCAAGGCCCGCAACAAGGGCCCACTGAGCGACACCACCATCGAGGCGATCTACCGACAGATGATGTCCGGTTCGTTTGCACTGGAGCGCCCCTTGCGCATCGGTTACCTCGGACCTGCCGGCTCGTACTCGCATCTGGCCGCCCGAGCCCACTTTGGCGCCAGCGTCGAGTTCGCCAGCGTCACCAGCATCGGCGCCGTGTTCGACGAGGTCATCAAGGGCCACGTCGACTACGGGCTCGCGCCGATCGAGAACAGCACCGCTGGCGGCATCGTCGAGACGCTGGACGCCTTCATCGAGCACGCGGGCGAGGTCTCGATCTATGCGGAGGCCCAGGTCGCCATCCGCCACGCGTTGATGGCCGGTTGCCCGGCCGAGGACGTCACGCGGATCCATAGCAAGCCCGAGGTCTTCGCACAGTGCCACAACTGGCTGAGCGCCAGATACCCCAAGGCCGAGTTGATCCCCGCAGCATCGTCGAGCCGCGCCGCCATCACGGCCGCCGACGAAACCGAGAAGGCGCGCAGCATCGGCGCCCGCCCCGGCAGCGCTGCGATCGGCACCACGCTCGCGGCCGAGCTGTACGGCCTGAGCGTGCTGGTCGAGTCGATCCAGGACCAGCCCAACAACATCACACGCTTCGTGATCCTCAGCCGCGAGAAGACAGGCCGCACGGGCCAGGACAAGACCAGCATGCTCTTCGAGACCAGCGACGAGCCCGGCGCCCTCGCCGACGTGCTGGCGGTCTTCAGCTCCCACGGCGTGAACCTGACCCACATCGAGAAGCGCCCCAGCGGCCGCGAGAACTGGACCTACATGTTCTTCATCGACGCCGCCGGCCACATGCAGGACGAGGCCGTGGTGGGGGCCATCGAGGACGCCAAGACCAAGTGCCGGCGGTTGACGGTGCTGGGGAGCTACCCGCGGGCGAAAGGGCTGCTGTAA
- the rplM gene encoding 50S ribosomal protein L13, producing the protein MRRQTYMAKAGEVEQNWHVVDATDQVLGRMATEIAQVLMGKHRPEYTPHVDTGDYVIVTNAKAVKLTGRKDAQSVRQRYTGYPGGLKVETFGSLRERKPEALIEDAVRRMLPKNRLGRVMLKKLKVYAGSEHPHQAQQPVEMKL; encoded by the coding sequence ATGCGTCGGCAAACCTATATGGCCAAGGCCGGTGAGGTCGAGCAGAACTGGCACGTGGTCGACGCCACGGACCAGGTGCTGGGCCGGATGGCCACCGAGATCGCCCAGGTGCTCATGGGCAAGCATCGCCCCGAGTACACCCCCCACGTCGATACGGGTGACTACGTCATCGTGACCAACGCCAAGGCCGTCAAGCTCACGGGTCGCAAGGACGCCCAGAGCGTCCGCCAGCGGTACACGGGCTATCCCGGCGGCCTGAAGGTCGAGACCTTCGGCTCGCTCCGCGAGCGCAAGCCCGAAGCGCTGATCGAAGACGCCGTCCGTCGCATGCTGCCCAAGAACCGGCTCGGCCGGGTCATGCTCAAGAAGCTCAAGGTGTACGCGGGCAGCGAGCACCCGCATCAGGCCCAGCAACCGGTGGAGATGAAGCTCTAA
- a CDS encoding CPBP family intramembrane glutamic endopeptidase gives MDQPPQTFGDAQPPMHPPGPMRSPDPGTSGAAKLAWVVLILVLPLVVVMQQLQVRGEPAEDPSKIAAPQGDSVEVAARMGTRIAYEFPAGAPSFQEQLDDAAETIDTPLQRLRAAIASRELAGPERTVSDLESVVAELEAGDELDPDDPDAANERARREQILTDARTLLPYYQDIAANGEAAAALDDETVNALIERHGYFGELVRIARLPEEHELREALLSGAIGPFIIVGAMIAVIGVALLAGLVLGIMALVLLGTGKIRLAMPRPAPGGSVYLETAVLFVLCFALLQIMQATAALIGESAEMIAGLVALPAQWLLLLVPLWPLARGVSWSRLRDDLGLRAPRGVTLEIFAGIGAYLAMLPIVVAGVAVMFVLLFLQEQFFPSDPEAMGPTNPILELARTLDPVLLFMIFTLATIWAPLCEELVFRGALFRHLRSRMVLPIAAVLSALVFGMMHGYALIQLIPVTVLGFNFALIRAWRGSLIGPIAAHALNNAVVLTLLFAFAHVLYG, from the coding sequence ATGGACCAGCCCCCCCAGACCTTCGGCGACGCCCAGCCACCCATGCACCCGCCCGGGCCCATGCGCTCCCCCGACCCGGGAACCAGCGGCGCCGCCAAGCTCGCCTGGGTCGTGCTGATCCTCGTGCTGCCGCTCGTCGTGGTGATGCAGCAGTTGCAGGTCCGCGGCGAACCGGCCGAGGATCCCTCCAAGATCGCAGCGCCCCAGGGCGACAGCGTCGAGGTCGCCGCCCGCATGGGCACGCGGATCGCATACGAATTCCCCGCGGGCGCACCGAGCTTCCAGGAGCAGCTCGACGACGCAGCCGAGACGATCGATACACCGCTCCAGCGGTTACGTGCCGCGATCGCCTCGCGCGAGCTGGCCGGACCGGAGCGAACCGTGTCAGACCTCGAGTCGGTCGTCGCCGAACTCGAAGCCGGCGACGAACTCGATCCCGATGACCCAGACGCCGCGAACGAGAGAGCGCGCCGGGAGCAGATCCTGACCGATGCACGCACGCTGCTTCCCTACTACCAGGACATCGCTGCGAACGGCGAAGCCGCGGCGGCCCTGGATGACGAGACCGTCAATGCGCTGATCGAACGGCATGGCTACTTTGGCGAGCTCGTCCGCATCGCACGGCTACCCGAAGAGCACGAGTTGCGAGAGGCCTTGCTCTCGGGCGCCATCGGCCCGTTCATCATCGTCGGCGCGATGATCGCCGTCATCGGCGTGGCCCTGCTGGCGGGCCTCGTGCTGGGCATCATGGCCCTGGTGTTGCTCGGCACCGGCAAGATCCGCCTTGCCATGCCCAGGCCCGCACCGGGCGGCAGCGTCTACCTCGAGACGGCCGTGCTCTTCGTACTGTGCTTCGCGTTGCTCCAGATCATGCAGGCAACCGCCGCCCTGATCGGTGAGTCGGCGGAGATGATCGCCGGCCTGGTTGCGTTGCCGGCGCAGTGGCTGCTACTTCTCGTGCCGCTCTGGCCGCTCGCTCGTGGCGTTTCCTGGTCACGCCTGCGCGATGACCTGGGCCTGCGGGCGCCTCGGGGTGTCACGCTGGAGATCTTCGCCGGCATCGGGGCGTACCTGGCGATGCTCCCAATCGTGGTCGCAGGCGTGGCCGTCATGTTCGTGCTGCTGTTCCTCCAGGAGCAGTTCTTCCCCAGCGATCCGGAGGCCATGGGCCCCACCAACCCCATCCTCGAACTCGCCCGCACGCTCGACCCGGTGCTGCTGTTCATGATCTTCACGCTGGCGACCATCTGGGCCCCGCTGTGCGAAGAACTCGTGTTCCGCGGAGCCCTTTTCCGACATCTGCGCTCGCGCATGGTGCTGCCAATCGCAGCCGTGCTCAGCGCCCTGGTCTTCGGCATGATGCACGGCTACGCGCTCATCCAGCTCATTCCCGTCACGGTCCTGGGCTTCAACTTCGCACTCATCCGGGCCTGGCGGGGATCGCTCATCGGCCCCATCGCCGCGCACGCCCTGAACAATGCCGTCGTGCTCACGCTGCTGTTCGCCTTCGCCCACGTGCTCTACGGCTGA
- a CDS encoding M12 family metallo-peptidase, with translation MNARFLTRGTAASLLVCTAAMLATAGTAHAQETQGTLLKEGEAPSGQQSPLVFDDLIEYSIERLGFDVGADGSITTEVMLGEQAVQIELWPHDVRSPAFEVLVQQPDGSMERMVPPAPTTYRGFVEGIDGSSVSAGFFGGSLTALVSIGDGAENSWVIEPLSDRVRGADGSLHVVYSEDNDLSGENGFCGTIDNPVAGLMAPLEPQGPGVDATLQLELGVDTDFEFYQSRGSSETAVIAAVESQVNSVSAIYERDVDTVIEITTIIVRPTSSDPYTTSDGGALLQQMTNHWQSQQRGVRRDTASLISGRNFAGGTLGVAWLSGVCTTSRGYNVNQYVSLSPAARVAVLAHEIGHNCNAQHCSGGDCRIMCPGIGGCAGDISRFGSTSRSVIRGFLDAVPCVDELVTEPEPQPLPFIDDFDDSRSLDPDRWAEASSIVITPSVVNPVTAPNALTFQPGGTITTTRFDVPPPGTLPSYVRVWSQHRFVEVGKFLRVEYFSTFTGQWTALGAIQSDGTDQQQFILNEWKLPLEASGDQFRLRVSEVGADTADAWFVDSISVNEYCRIDMNEDGNIDLFDFLAFQTAFDSGSPFADFNNDTVLNVFDFLEFQNQFASGCP, from the coding sequence ATGAACGCACGTTTTTTGACTCGCGGGACAGCCGCGAGCCTGTTGGTATGTACTGCCGCCATGCTCGCGACGGCGGGCACCGCGCATGCGCAGGAGACCCAAGGGACGCTGTTGAAGGAGGGCGAAGCGCCCTCCGGCCAGCAGTCGCCGCTGGTGTTCGATGATCTGATCGAGTACTCGATCGAGCGCCTGGGCTTTGACGTCGGCGCCGACGGCTCGATCACGACCGAAGTCATGCTGGGCGAGCAGGCGGTGCAGATCGAACTCTGGCCGCACGACGTGCGTTCGCCGGCCTTCGAGGTGCTCGTGCAGCAGCCCGATGGCTCGATGGAGCGCATGGTTCCCCCGGCTCCGACGACCTACCGCGGTTTCGTGGAAGGCATCGATGGCAGCAGCGTTTCGGCTGGTTTCTTCGGCGGGTCGCTCACGGCCCTGGTGTCCATCGGCGATGGCGCTGAAAATAGCTGGGTCATCGAGCCGCTGAGCGATCGCGTCCGCGGAGCCGATGGCTCGCTGCACGTGGTCTACTCAGAGGACAACGATCTTTCCGGAGAGAACGGCTTCTGCGGCACCATCGATAACCCGGTGGCGGGTCTCATGGCCCCACTCGAACCGCAAGGCCCCGGTGTCGACGCGACGCTGCAACTCGAGCTTGGCGTCGATACCGACTTCGAGTTCTACCAGAGCCGGGGTTCGTCCGAGACGGCCGTGATTGCCGCGGTCGAGTCGCAGGTGAACTCGGTGTCGGCGATCTACGAGCGCGACGTCGACACGGTCATCGAAATCACCACGATCATCGTGCGGCCGACGTCTTCCGACCCGTACACCACGTCCGACGGTGGAGCCCTGCTCCAGCAGATGACGAACCACTGGCAGTCTCAGCAGCGTGGCGTGCGCCGGGATACTGCGTCGCTCATCAGCGGACGCAACTTCGCGGGCGGTACGCTGGGCGTGGCATGGCTGTCGGGTGTCTGCACCACGTCGCGCGGCTACAACGTGAACCAGTACGTCTCGCTGAGCCCGGCCGCCCGCGTGGCGGTACTGGCCCACGAGATCGGCCACAACTGCAACGCGCAGCACTGCTCGGGCGGCGACTGCCGGATCATGTGCCCGGGCATCGGCGGGTGCGCCGGCGACATCAGCCGCTTTGGTTCAACCTCGCGCAGCGTCATCCGTGGCTTCCTGGACGCGGTGCCGTGCGTCGATGAGCTCGTCACCGAGCCCGAGCCCCAGCCCCTGCCGTTCATCGACGATTTCGATGATTCGCGCTCGCTGGACCCCGACCGCTGGGCCGAGGCGAGCTCGATCGTGATCACGCCCTCCGTGGTGAACCCGGTGACCGCTCCCAACGCGCTGACCTTCCAGCCCGGCGGCACCATCACCACCACGCGGTTCGACGTGCCGCCCCCCGGCACGTTGCCCTCGTACGTGCGGGTGTGGTCGCAGCATCGCTTCGTCGAGGTCGGCAAGTTCCTCCGCGTGGAGTACTTCTCGACCTTCACCGGCCAGTGGACCGCGCTGGGCGCCATCCAGTCGGACGGCACCGATCAGCAGCAGTTCATCCTGAACGAGTGGAAGCTGCCCCTGGAAGCCAGCGGCGACCAGTTCCGCCTGCGAGTTTCCGAGGTCGGCGCCGATACGGCCGACGCCTGGTTCGTCGACAGCATCTCGGTCAACGAGTACTGCCGCATCGACATGAACGAGGACGGCAACATCGATCTCTTCGACTTCCTGGCCTTCCAGACGGCCTTCGACAGCGGAAGCCCGTTTGCCGACTTCAACAACGACACGGTGCTGAACGTGTTCGACTTCCTCGAGTTCCAGAACCAGTTCGCCTCTGGCTGCCCCTGA
- a CDS encoding 4-hydroxybenzoate octaprenyltransferase, whose product MSSRAQPAPSAVALIARDIKLAHSVFALPFAVLAAFMVAPRLPTGGIAWPRMAGLLALVVVCMVAARTWAMVVNRLADRAIDASNPRTRNRVFASGELQPVAGWATLAACALLFLAACALFGVFFDNWWPALLGVPVLAWIAFYSFTKRFTWWCHVFLGGALAASPLAAAIAVGGIEALANPALWLLAAMVLLWVAGFDAIYALQDLDFDRQAGLRSIPARFGWKRANMLSRVMHAGALACLVGVLVAEPMFGVIFGIGVAATMILLGYEHLVLSRRGAAGIPMAFFTLNGMISVLLGLTGLLDVLV is encoded by the coding sequence ATGTCGAGCCGTGCACAACCCGCCCCCAGCGCCGTGGCGCTCATCGCCCGGGACATCAAGCTGGCCCACTCGGTGTTCGCGCTGCCGTTTGCCGTGCTGGCTGCGTTCATGGTGGCGCCGCGTCTCCCGACGGGGGGCATCGCCTGGCCGCGGATGGCGGGCTTGCTGGCCCTGGTGGTTGTGTGCATGGTGGCAGCCCGCACCTGGGCCATGGTGGTCAATCGCCTGGCGGATCGCGCTATCGACGCGTCCAATCCTCGGACTCGAAATCGCGTGTTTGCTTCGGGCGAACTGCAACCCGTTGCGGGCTGGGCGACGTTGGCGGCTTGTGCTTTGCTCTTCCTTGCCGCTTGCGCGCTGTTCGGCGTGTTCTTTGACAACTGGTGGCCCGCGCTCCTGGGCGTTCCGGTGCTGGCATGGATTGCCTTCTATTCGTTCACCAAGCGATTCACGTGGTGGTGCCACGTGTTCCTGGGCGGTGCGCTGGCGGCGAGCCCACTGGCGGCAGCCATCGCGGTGGGGGGCATCGAAGCGCTCGCGAACCCGGCCCTGTGGCTCCTGGCAGCGATGGTCCTGCTCTGGGTGGCCGGCTTCGACGCCATCTATGCGTTGCAGGATCTCGACTTCGACCGGCAGGCGGGATTGCGGAGCATTCCCGCCCGCTTTGGCTGGAAGCGGGCAAACATGCTCAGCCGCGTGATGCACGCCGGCGCCCTTGCGTGCCTCGTAGGCGTGCTCGTCGCCGAGCCGATGTTCGGCGTGATCTTCGGAATCGGTGTCGCCGCCACAATGATCTTGCTGGGTTATGAGCACCTCGTGCTTTCTCGGCGTGGGGCGGCGGGCATCCCGATGGCGTTCTTCACGCTCAACGGCATGATCAGCGTGCTGCTGGGTCTCACCGGCCTGCTCGACGTACTCGTATAG